One genomic segment of Deinococcus cellulosilyticus NBRC 106333 = KACC 11606 includes these proteins:
- a CDS encoding PaaI family thioesterase codes for MDFLSIARSALAQQPFSVHMGAEITHCSPQHTEIHMPMKDEYTQQYGTAHGGALSFLADTALAFAGAAALQSIVVTSEFKIHYLKPAVGHRLTARARAISHGQRQAVCQCDIYALKDGEEKMVATAIGTILPR; via the coding sequence ATGGATTTTCTGTCCATTGCCAGAAGTGCTCTGGCCCAGCAACCCTTCAGTGTGCACATGGGTGCAGAGATCACCCACTGCTCTCCCCAGCACACCGAAATTCACATGCCCATGAAAGACGAGTACACCCAGCAGTATGGCACCGCCCATGGCGGAGCGCTCAGTTTTCTGGCAGACACTGCCCTGGCATTCGCAGGTGCGGCAGCCCTGCAATCCATCGTGGTGACTTCAGAGTTCAAGATTCATTATTTAAAGCCTGCTGTTGGACACAGGCTGACTGCCCGCGCACGTGCCATCTCACACGGTCAACGTCAGGCGGTCTGCCAGTGCGACATTTATGCCCTCAAAGATGGGGAGGAAAAAATGGTGGCAACGGCCATTGGCACCATCCTGCCCAGATGA
- the galK gene encoding galactokinase: MSFQDIFGHEPTITRSAPGRVNLLGEHTDYNGGFVLPTAIPQETTVSLSVSEDGLDHIYSADLNERQDLPRNGQPEGFAKYVQGSVRVLEQKASIPPLNIHVSSNVPMGAGLSSSAALEVAVIRAVNDLLKLGLDGVEIALLAQKAEHRFAGVMCGIMDQMASSVASTREMLLLDTLTLERKLIPLPEGYEVLVMDSGAKRRLAESGYNTRRAECEKACELLGIASLRDAELSDVDRLPEPLNKRARHVITENARVQEALTATAERFGELMNQSHASMRDDYEASHEQVDALVSLLQQHQDVLGARITGAGWGGCCVALVKAGTARQVSEEVLKAFNETGGTGRLVVPQ; this comes from the coding sequence ATGAGTTTTCAGGACATCTTCGGACATGAGCCCACCATCACCCGCAGTGCACCGGGCCGGGTCAACCTGCTCGGTGAGCACACCGATTACAACGGCGGCTTTGTGCTGCCCACCGCCATCCCGCAGGAAACCACCGTCAGCCTCTCTGTCAGCGAGGACGGACTGGACCACATCTACAGTGCAGACCTGAATGAAAGACAGGACCTGCCCAGAAACGGTCAGCCGGAAGGTTTTGCCAAGTATGTGCAGGGCAGCGTGCGGGTGCTGGAACAGAAAGCCTCCATCCCTCCCCTGAACATCCACGTTTCCTCCAACGTCCCGATGGGGGCAGGCCTTTCTTCAAGTGCAGCTCTGGAAGTCGCTGTGATTCGTGCAGTGAACGACCTCCTGAAACTCGGGCTCGATGGGGTGGAAATTGCCCTGCTGGCCCAGAAGGCCGAGCACCGTTTCGCAGGTGTGATGTGCGGCATCATGGACCAGATGGCATCCAGTGTGGCAAGCACCCGTGAAATGCTGTTGCTGGACACCCTTACGCTGGAACGCAAACTGATTCCCCTCCCAGAAGGGTACGAGGTGCTGGTGATGGACAGCGGAGCCAAACGCCGTCTGGCCGAAAGTGGATACAACACCCGCCGGGCAGAATGCGAAAAAGCCTGTGAACTTCTGGGCATTGCCAGCCTCAGGGACGCTGAGCTGTCCGATGTGGACCGCCTGCCTGAGCCTCTGAACAAACGGGCGAGACACGTGATCACCGAAAACGCACGGGTGCAGGAAGCCCTGACTGCCACCGCAGAGCGTTTTGGCGAATTGATGAACCAGTCCCACGCCAGCATGCGAGACGACTATGAGGCCTCCCATGAGCAGGTGGATGCGCTTGTGAGTCTGCTGCAACAGCACCAGGACGTGCTGGGTGCCCGCATCACTGGTGCAGGGTGGGGTGGGTGCTGTGTGGCCCTGGTCAAAGCAGGCACCGCCAGACAGGTGTCGGAAGAGGTCCTGAAGGCCTTCAATGAAACTGGTGGCACCGGACGTCTGGTGGTTCCCCAGTAA
- the galT gene encoding galactose-1-phosphate uridylyltransferase, with product MFKKTLTKPDGRTLWLYGRQDFEHAAAVSPSNEPVVANPHMRFHPLRQEWVLYASHRQNRTFMPPPEYNPLAPTRDPENPTELPEGSYDIAVFQNRFPSMALESHNPPALEGTLTEAANGTCEVVVFTQDANTLLSSLTEDHIDLLLQVWADRTTELGKLDNIQYVLPFENKGVEVGVTLHHPHGQIYAYPFIPPIQQKALEASRLYLQEHGQNLGEALVQTELKEKGRLVHEGKHSVSFIPPFARYPYETWIMPKTAAPYLSSLSTEARQDFARTLKDTLYRLDHLFSRPMPYLMTIHQAPTDGQDHPEWPLHIEIYPALRAENRLKFLAGTELGAGIFANDTLPEQTAEKLREVQVNA from the coding sequence ATGTTCAAGAAAACCCTCACCAAACCCGATGGCCGCACCCTGTGGCTGTATGGCCGTCAGGACTTTGAGCACGCCGCCGCAGTGAGCCCCAGCAATGAGCCTGTGGTGGCCAATCCTCACATGCGTTTTCATCCCCTCAGGCAGGAATGGGTGCTGTACGCCAGCCACCGCCAGAATCGCACCTTCATGCCCCCACCGGAGTACAATCCGCTTGCTCCCACCCGCGACCCGGAGAACCCCACCGAGCTTCCAGAGGGCAGTTATGACATTGCGGTGTTTCAGAACCGCTTTCCCAGCATGGCCCTGGAATCCCACAACCCTCCAGCTCTGGAAGGCACCCTGACCGAGGCAGCAAACGGCACCTGCGAGGTGGTGGTGTTCACCCAGGATGCCAACACCCTGCTCTCCAGCCTGACCGAAGACCACATTGACCTGCTTTTGCAGGTGTGGGCAGACCGCACCACCGAACTGGGCAAACTGGACAACATCCAGTACGTGCTCCCCTTCGAAAACAAGGGGGTGGAGGTGGGCGTGACCCTGCACCACCCGCACGGCCAGATCTACGCCTACCCTTTCATTCCCCCCATCCAGCAAAAAGCCCTGGAGGCTTCCCGCCTTTACCTGCAAGAACACGGCCAGAACCTCGGTGAAGCGCTGGTCCAGACCGAACTGAAGGAAAAAGGGCGTCTGGTGCATGAAGGCAAACACAGCGTGTCCTTCATTCCACCTTTTGCCCGTTACCCATACGAAACCTGGATCATGCCAAAAACAGCGGCCCCTTACCTGTCCAGCCTGAGCACGGAAGCCCGACAGGACTTTGCCCGCACCCTTAAAGACACCCTGTACCGTCTGGACCACCTGTTCAGCCGTCCGATGCCCTACCTGATGACCATTCATCAGGCCCCCACCGACGGTCAGGACCACCCGGAGTGGCCCCTGCACATTGAAATCTACCCTGCTCTGCGTGCCGAAAACCGCCTGAAGTTCCTGGCGGGCACCGAACTGGGCGCGGGCATTTTCGCCAACGACACCCTCCCCGAGCAAACTGCAGAGAAACTGCGTGAAGTCCAGGTGAATGCATGA